A DNA window from Rossellomorea marisflavi contains the following coding sequences:
- a CDS encoding ABC transporter substrate-binding protein: MKSRKWMAGLGVASMLMAGVLSGCSSEGASTEGKDGEKTQVTLAGWGGNPTEEKLLKQTIADFEEKNPDIDVKLEVITEQYMDVIKTRLIGGEGPDVFYLDAFEAPALIETGVIEPLDEYVTDEFDVDDFEKPLLEAFISDDQTYGFPKDYSTLALFYNKKMLDEAGVEVPQTWDDFQEAAKTLTKDGKYGFGVAPELARQFWVAQSLGGDVVKDGKANFASDDVVTALKPVIDMHNEDQSAVEPKEVGATWGGEVFGQEKAAMVIEGNWAIPFLADTFPDVEYGTAELPTIDGKKSTMAYSVAYVMNAASEKKKASWKLLSYLTGKEGMETWTSKGYALPTRKSVAEKLGYDQDELRGPLVAGASYATVWSEGTNLPTITNNFNNQFLSAFLGDRPLDDALKEAQKQANSEIDSN, from the coding sequence ATGAAATCAAGGAAATGGATGGCGGGACTTGGTGTTGCTTCAATGTTGATGGCCGGAGTTCTTTCGGGGTGCAGCTCGGAAGGAGCCTCCACGGAAGGGAAAGACGGGGAAAAAACGCAGGTGACGCTTGCCGGATGGGGTGGAAACCCGACTGAAGAGAAGCTGCTGAAGCAGACTATTGCAGACTTCGAAGAGAAGAATCCGGATATCGATGTGAAGCTTGAAGTCATCACTGAACAATATATGGATGTCATCAAGACGCGTTTGATTGGGGGAGAGGGACCGGATGTCTTTTATCTTGATGCATTTGAAGCCCCGGCCTTGATCGAGACGGGTGTCATCGAACCGCTTGATGAGTATGTGACAGATGAATTCGATGTCGATGACTTTGAGAAACCTCTGTTGGAAGCATTCATTTCGGATGATCAAACTTATGGATTCCCGAAAGACTACTCGACGCTCGCATTATTCTATAACAAAAAAATGCTTGATGAAGCAGGGGTTGAGGTCCCACAAACGTGGGATGATTTCCAAGAAGCCGCTAAGACCCTCACGAAAGACGGGAAGTACGGTTTTGGTGTGGCTCCAGAGCTTGCCCGACAATTCTGGGTGGCCCAGTCCCTTGGTGGAGACGTCGTAAAGGACGGAAAGGCCAACTTCGCCTCTGATGATGTAGTGACTGCACTGAAACCGGTCATCGATATGCACAACGAAGATCAGTCAGCTGTGGAACCGAAAGAGGTCGGTGCAACCTGGGGCGGTGAAGTATTCGGACAGGAGAAAGCCGCAATGGTAATCGAAGGGAACTGGGCCATCCCGTTCCTGGCTGATACTTTTCCTGATGTAGAATACGGTACAGCTGAGCTGCCGACCATCGACGGGAAGAAATCGACGATGGCGTATAGTGTGGCATACGTCATGAATGCAGCATCGGAGAAGAAGAAAGCATCATGGAAACTCCTTTCCTACCTGACAGGTAAAGAGGGGATGGAGACGTGGACGAGTAAAGGGTATGCCCTGCCAACGCGGAAATCCGTAGCAGAAAAGCTTGGGTATGATCAAGATGAACTTCGGGGGCCGCTTGTGGCTGGAGCTTCCTATGCAACGGTCTGGTCTGAAGGAACCAATCTTCCGACCATCACGAACAACTTCAATAATCAGTTTCTGAGTGCGTTCCTTGGCGATCGGCCGCTGGACGATGCGCTGAAGGAAGCCCAAAAGCAAGCAAATAGTGAAATCGATTCGAACTGA
- a CDS encoding amylo-alpha-1,6-glucosidase, giving the protein MDYRVIKENDLFLLTDTNGNIPEDHPYGLGLYSKDTRFLSKLDLKINGEDPILLSSEADQNYKSTILLTNPHMEQEGNLVLWRESIEIKRTRFIYDDVLYEEVKVKSYFPKRVAFEISIHADADFLDMFVVRGFLNGNLGQRTGQMRKEESLSFSYEGADGLNRSTVITWDKEALDHDDKGIISFGFELDHGGSDSVTLSVQPMIGKGTAIKHVQKEAALANLEASYERWNESVATVETDCFPLKRLVERGLNDMRVLLTDLGHGAFPVAGLPWFGVPFGRDSLIAALQTLPFNADIARGTLLTMAHYQGSKLDPWRDEQPGKIMHEIRFGELAATGQIPFTPYYGTVDATPLFLILLTEYVKWTGDVGIVHTLEQEIENALTWIDSYGDRDGDLFVEYHQESSKGIANQGWKDSGDSVVHRDGEYAKTPIALAEVQGYVYQAKTGLADIYDHMKRSDEAGRLRSQADALKQRFDEAFWMDDVRYYAIALDDRKEQVGTITSNPGHVLFSGMLDEERAKAVTEKLVSTKMFSGYGIRTMAEGEAGYNPMSYHDGSVWPHDNSLSILGMSKSGYQPQANRVIEGLVAAAAHFEYDRLPELFCGYGSGGKVVKYPVACSPQAWAAGTPLVFIQSLLGLFPDSLKEEIRLSPVLLANMNSLEVHDISIGTGKLSVSIKRVEGGCRLEVLKNTTGYQISSSEQMV; this is encoded by the coding sequence ATGGATTATCGCGTGATAAAAGAAAATGACCTATTTTTGCTTACAGATACAAACGGAAATATTCCGGAGGATCATCCATATGGATTGGGGTTGTATTCAAAGGACACACGATTCTTAAGTAAGCTGGACCTGAAGATTAATGGGGAAGATCCGATTCTCCTTTCCTCTGAAGCAGATCAGAACTATAAATCTACGATCTTGCTGACGAACCCTCATATGGAACAGGAAGGGAACCTGGTTCTATGGCGTGAGTCCATTGAAATCAAGCGGACACGATTCATCTATGATGATGTCCTGTATGAAGAAGTGAAGGTGAAGAGTTATTTCCCGAAGCGTGTGGCGTTTGAGATCAGTATCCATGCAGATGCGGACTTCCTTGATATGTTTGTCGTTCGAGGTTTTTTGAACGGGAATCTGGGTCAAAGGACGGGTCAGATGCGCAAGGAGGAGTCTCTTTCTTTTTCATACGAAGGAGCGGATGGCCTGAATCGGAGTACGGTGATCACTTGGGATAAGGAGGCTCTGGATCATGACGATAAAGGGATCATTTCCTTTGGATTTGAATTGGATCATGGAGGATCCGATTCCGTGACCTTATCAGTTCAACCCATGATCGGCAAAGGTACTGCCATCAAGCATGTGCAGAAAGAAGCAGCCCTTGCAAACCTGGAAGCCTCTTATGAACGTTGGAATGAGAGTGTTGCAACAGTGGAGACAGACTGCTTTCCTTTGAAGCGTCTTGTCGAACGAGGGTTGAATGACATGCGGGTGCTTCTCACGGATTTAGGGCATGGCGCCTTTCCTGTTGCAGGTCTTCCGTGGTTCGGGGTCCCGTTTGGCCGCGACAGTCTGATTGCCGCCCTCCAAACCCTTCCTTTCAATGCCGACATCGCCAGGGGGACCCTGTTGACGATGGCACACTACCAAGGGAGCAAACTGGACCCGTGGAGGGATGAGCAGCCCGGTAAGATCATGCATGAGATCCGCTTCGGTGAGCTGGCTGCGACAGGACAAATCCCCTTTACACCGTACTACGGAACAGTGGATGCTACCCCGTTATTCCTTATCCTCTTGACGGAATATGTGAAGTGGACGGGGGATGTAGGGATTGTCCATACACTCGAACAAGAAATTGAAAACGCTTTAACGTGGATTGATTCCTATGGGGACCGTGATGGTGATCTGTTCGTGGAATATCATCAGGAATCCAGTAAGGGGATTGCCAATCAAGGCTGGAAGGATTCTGGGGACTCCGTTGTCCATCGGGACGGGGAATACGCCAAGACGCCGATTGCCCTTGCAGAAGTACAAGGCTATGTCTATCAAGCGAAGACCGGACTGGCGGATATTTATGACCATATGAAGCGGTCCGATGAAGCCGGGCGTTTGCGCAGTCAGGCTGATGCTCTCAAACAGCGGTTCGATGAAGCTTTTTGGATGGACGATGTCCGCTACTATGCGATTGCGCTGGATGACCGGAAGGAACAGGTAGGGACCATCACCTCCAATCCTGGTCACGTCCTGTTTTCAGGCATGCTGGATGAAGAGCGGGCAAAAGCTGTCACAGAAAAGCTCGTCTCAACAAAAATGTTTTCAGGTTATGGCATTCGAACGATGGCAGAGGGGGAAGCAGGCTATAATCCCATGAGTTATCATGACGGCAGTGTATGGCCCCATGACAACAGCCTCTCCATTCTCGGGATGAGCAAAAGTGGCTACCAACCACAGGCAAACCGGGTGATCGAAGGGCTCGTTGCTGCGGCTGCTCACTTTGAGTATGACCGTCTTCCCGAGCTGTTCTGTGGATATGGGAGCGGCGGGAAAGTCGTCAAATATCCCGTGGCTTGTTCTCCCCAGGCTTGGGCAGCCGGAACCCCGCTCGTATTCATACAATCTCTCCTTGGATTGTTTCCTGATAGTTTGAAAGAAGAGATCAGGCTTTCACCTGTACTCCTTGCAAACATGAATAGCTTAGAGGTGCATGACATTTCCATCGGCACAGGGAAACTGTCCGTCTCCATCAAGAGGGTGGAAGGTGGCTGCCGCTTAGAGGTGCTCAAGAATACCACCGGTTATCAGATCAGCTCATCAGAACAAATGGTTTGA
- a CDS encoding carbohydrate ABC transporter permease, protein MKKKLGAVRILVYAILILYAITTLVPFLWALSSSFKTLQEIVGGTINFIPKQFTLDNYRQIFIEQELFPRWMFNSIFIAVIGTALNLLFNSMAGYALARLRFPGKKALFITILAVLMIPAQVTMIPNYLILKELGWLNSYQGMIVPAMINATFIFMMRQFFINFPKELEEAAEMDGLSKLGTFFKIVLPLARPALAAQAIFVFMGSWNDFMRPLIVMTDIEMFTLPLGLNTFKGQYVSYWNYIMAASMVFTLPVLLIYAFFNRYFIKGISFTGGK, encoded by the coding sequence GTGAAAAAGAAGCTTGGAGCGGTTCGTATTCTTGTATATGCCATTTTGATCCTCTACGCGATTACAACATTGGTTCCCTTCCTATGGGCACTATCGTCTTCCTTTAAAACACTTCAGGAAATTGTCGGAGGTACGATCAACTTCATCCCTAAACAGTTCACCCTGGATAACTACAGGCAGATCTTCATTGAGCAAGAGCTCTTTCCACGGTGGATGTTCAATAGTATCTTCATTGCCGTTATCGGCACGGCGCTGAATCTGCTATTCAATTCCATGGCAGGCTATGCTCTGGCGAGACTTCGTTTTCCAGGGAAGAAAGCATTGTTCATCACGATCCTGGCTGTCCTGATGATCCCTGCACAAGTGACCATGATTCCCAATTATCTCATCTTAAAGGAACTTGGGTGGCTGAATTCCTACCAGGGAATGATTGTCCCGGCCATGATCAATGCGACATTCATCTTCATGATGAGACAGTTCTTCATCAACTTCCCGAAAGAGTTGGAGGAAGCGGCCGAAATGGACGGATTGAGCAAGCTTGGGACATTTTTCAAGATTGTGCTGCCTCTTGCCAGACCAGCTCTCGCAGCGCAGGCCATCTTTGTATTCATGGGGTCTTGGAATGATTTCATGAGACCGCTGATCGTGATGACGGATATTGAGATGTTCACACTTCCTCTGGGCTTGAATACGTTCAAGGGTCAGTATGTCAGCTACTGGAACTACATCATGGCCGCATCGATGGTGTTTACCCTGCCTGTTCTCTTGATCTATGCTTTCTTTAACCGTTACTTCATCAAGGGGATTTCCTTTACAGGTGGGAAATGA
- a CDS encoding glycosyltransferase, protein MNRIYLYGFTLFFSFQMLMAPANVYAKPQESCISQSKVEFENQFRRLWVDHVLWTSNYITSATTADAKDQKQVLNRLLKNQEDIGNSLKPLYGEKAGNELTTLLKEHIVLAGKIVEAAKQKDEPLVGQLTKEWNRNADQIADFLSKANPYLKNDELKQLLRTHLTLVTNDLVSSLEKNWDGRIASIDEGVSHIIMMSDVISKAVEKQFPDAFN, encoded by the coding sequence TTGAATAGAATATACCTATACGGATTCACCCTATTCTTCAGTTTCCAGATGTTGATGGCCCCTGCCAATGTATACGCAAAACCGCAGGAATCATGCATAAGCCAATCAAAAGTTGAATTCGAAAACCAGTTTAGAAGACTATGGGTGGACCATGTATTGTGGACGAGTAACTATATAACCAGTGCGACCACTGCAGATGCGAAGGATCAAAAGCAAGTGCTGAACAGGCTTTTGAAGAACCAAGAAGATATCGGCAACTCCCTCAAACCACTTTACGGAGAAAAAGCGGGAAACGAGCTGACCACTTTGCTAAAAGAACATATTGTTCTAGCCGGTAAGATTGTAGAAGCAGCTAAACAGAAAGATGAACCCCTTGTCGGTCAATTGACCAAAGAGTGGAACAGAAACGCCGATCAAATAGCTGACTTCTTGTCCAAGGCCAATCCTTATCTAAAGAATGATGAGCTGAAACAACTGCTTCGCACCCATCTTACATTAGTGACCAATGACTTAGTATCAAGTCTTGAAAAGAACTGGGATGGGAGAATCGCTTCTATTGATGAAGGCGTCTCACATATTATAATGATGTCGGATGTCATTTCAAAAGCGGTCGAGAAACAGTTCCCTGATGCATTCAATTAA
- a CDS encoding LacI family DNA-binding transcriptional regulator codes for MTTIKDIAKEAGVSVTTVSRALNGYSDVNEKTRRKISDIAKEMNYSPNTLARGLVMKKTKTIGMLVSGMNRANSKDNFTFEVLSGVNECISERDYDLVLFSTTTTKQREKTYSQLCRERRVDGVILQGMKIDDPYLKEVVESDIPCMLIDIPISSESVGYVTTDSVLGAKRAVDYLIQSGHKKIAFMNGHDQAYVSQQRLKGYRDALGEAGIDFREEYVRNGDFLEDKAEEEAAKLLDEHPDITAIFCASDLMALGVMKSAKLSGRSIPEQLSVIGYDNILLAGYASPPLTTIAQDKFDLGYKAANALIDMLEEEGPATIITLETELIVRESVQ; via the coding sequence TTGACGACGATTAAAGATATTGCAAAAGAAGCGGGCGTATCGGTGACGACCGTATCACGCGCATTGAATGGCTATTCAGATGTGAATGAAAAGACGAGACGCAAGATTTCAGATATTGCCAAGGAGATGAATTACAGTCCCAATACGCTGGCCAGGGGTCTTGTGATGAAAAAAACCAAGACCATCGGGATGCTGGTTTCGGGGATGAATCGGGCGAATTCAAAGGATAATTTTACGTTTGAAGTCCTATCAGGTGTCAATGAATGCATCTCTGAGAGGGATTATGACCTTGTATTGTTCAGTACGACCACAACCAAGCAGCGTGAGAAGACCTATTCACAGCTATGCAGGGAACGACGGGTCGATGGTGTTATCCTTCAAGGGATGAAAATCGATGATCCGTATCTGAAGGAAGTGGTCGAGAGTGATATCCCATGTATGTTGATCGATATTCCCATCTCCTCGGAGAGTGTGGGGTACGTGACAACAGACAGTGTCCTTGGTGCGAAGCGGGCCGTGGACTACCTGATTCAATCAGGACACAAGAAGATTGCCTTCATGAACGGCCACGATCAGGCATACGTCAGCCAGCAAAGGTTGAAGGGATACCGGGATGCCCTTGGGGAAGCGGGGATCGACTTTAGGGAAGAGTACGTCCGAAACGGGGATTTTCTTGAAGACAAAGCAGAAGAGGAAGCGGCAAAACTTCTGGATGAACATCCCGACATCACGGCCATTTTTTGTGCGAGCGACCTGATGGCCCTTGGGGTAATGAAGAGCGCCAAATTATCAGGGCGTTCCATTCCGGAGCAGCTGTCCGTCATCGGGTACGATAACATCCTGCTCGCAGGCTACGCTTCACCGCCACTGACAACGATTGCACAGGACAAATTCGATCTTGGCTATAAAGCGGCGAATGCCCTCATCGATATGCTGGAAGAAGAAGGACCTGCAACAATCATTACATTGGAAACCGAACTCATCGTTAGGGAGTCTGTTCAATAA
- a CDS encoding tartrate dehydrogenase, giving the protein MRKIELAALPGDGVGIEVVESAKDVLHTLADAHGGVEFSFTTFPWSCDYYVEHGEMMPKDAMNTLKQFEALFLGAVGNPALVPDHISLWGMLIKIRREFELSVNVRPAKRMKGIASPLANPKDFDFVVVRENSEGEYSEVGGRIHQGENEVAIQNAVFTRRATEKVMRYAFQLAEKRNSRLVSATKSNGIVHSMPFWDEVTKAVATEYPHVDVQSNHIDALAAFFVTKPSEFDVVVASNLFGDILTDVGSAIMGSIGIAPSANINLEGRYPSMFEPVHGSAPDIAGKGLANPIGQIWTAKMMLDHFGYDKLGQTLLDAIEDVTESGIKTRDIGGTSTTKEVTEAIKSSILQAARV; this is encoded by the coding sequence ATGAGGAAAATTGAACTTGCCGCACTGCCCGGAGACGGAGTCGGAATCGAAGTCGTAGAATCTGCAAAGGACGTGCTGCATACGCTGGCCGATGCCCACGGGGGAGTGGAGTTTTCCTTCACCACCTTCCCTTGGAGCTGCGACTACTACGTCGAACACGGTGAAATGATGCCGAAGGATGCCATGAACACCTTGAAGCAGTTCGAGGCGCTGTTCCTCGGTGCCGTCGGGAATCCTGCTCTAGTCCCTGATCATATATCCCTGTGGGGGATGCTCATCAAGATCCGCCGCGAGTTCGAGCTTTCCGTCAATGTCAGGCCGGCCAAACGGATGAAAGGCATCGCCTCTCCCCTTGCCAACCCGAAAGACTTTGATTTCGTCGTCGTTCGTGAAAACAGCGAAGGCGAGTACAGTGAAGTCGGTGGACGCATTCATCAAGGAGAAAACGAAGTGGCCATCCAAAACGCCGTGTTCACACGCAGAGCCACGGAAAAAGTGATGCGCTATGCATTCCAGCTTGCCGAAAAGCGCAACAGCCGTCTCGTGAGCGCAACGAAATCCAATGGCATCGTCCATTCCATGCCGTTCTGGGATGAAGTGACGAAAGCCGTTGCCACTGAGTACCCGCATGTGGATGTACAGTCGAATCACATCGACGCCCTTGCCGCCTTCTTCGTCACGAAGCCGTCCGAGTTCGATGTGGTTGTAGCAAGCAATTTGTTCGGCGACATTCTCACTGACGTGGGATCCGCCATCATGGGCAGCATCGGCATCGCCCCTTCGGCGAACATCAACCTTGAAGGTCGCTATCCATCCATGTTCGAGCCTGTCCACGGGTCGGCTCCCGATATCGCAGGGAAGGGACTTGCCAATCCGATCGGTCAAATCTGGACGGCGAAGATGATGCTTGACCACTTCGGATACGATAAGCTTGGTCAAACTCTTCTGGATGCAATCGAGGACGTAACCGAGTCAGGTATCAAGACAAGGGATATCGGCGGTACCTCGACGACAAAAGAAGTAACAGAAGCCATTAAATCAAGTATCCTTCAAGCTGCTCGAGTATAA